The following coding sequences are from one Saprospiraceae bacterium window:
- a CDS encoding geranylgeranylglyceryl/heptaprenylglyceryl phosphate synthase, which translates to MKPHILTEWQKRKTQGRKSLAVLIDPDHQKLRHLELIIDLSIRSNVDYFFLGGSLIFQDRLEESIKLIRENSRIPVVLFPGSGFQISLNADALLFLSLISGRNPEYLIGKQVEASARLHASSLEVIPTGYMLIDGKSNNTAAYISQTQPIPYDKPEIAQATALAGQFLGLKTIFMDAGSGARQTVPLDMVTKLSRVLEVPLVIGGGIRDGENAYQILRAGADVIVVGNAIEEDPSLIRSLSHAVQEAVSLTAKK; encoded by the coding sequence ATGAAACCTCATATTCTAACGGAATGGCAGAAGAGAAAAACTCAGGGAAGAAAGAGCCTTGCGGTGTTGATAGATCCTGACCATCAGAAATTAAGGCATCTAGAACTCATCATTGACCTGTCTATAAGAAGTAATGTCGATTATTTTTTTCTTGGTGGCAGTCTTATTTTTCAGGATCGTCTTGAAGAGAGTATTAAGCTGATTCGGGAAAATTCCAGGATTCCGGTGGTACTGTTTCCGGGAAGTGGATTTCAAATTAGTCTTAATGCCGATGCTTTACTTTTTTTGTCGCTGATCTCAGGACGCAACCCGGAGTATCTAATCGGCAAACAGGTTGAGGCTTCAGCTAGATTGCATGCATCGTCCCTTGAGGTGATACCTACGGGTTACATGCTGATTGATGGCAAAAGCAATAACACTGCAGCCTACATCAGTCAAACTCAACCAATCCCTTATGACAAGCCCGAAATCGCACAGGCGACAGCACTGGCAGGCCAGTTTCTTGGTTTGAAGACCATATTTATGGATGCAGGGAGTGGTGCCAGACAAACTGTTCCACTAGATATGGTCACAAAGTTGTCAAGAGTGCTCGAGGTCCCCCTGGTAATCGGTGGCGGAATTCGGGATGGCGAGAATGCATATCAGATCTTAAGAGCAGGAGCGGATGTCATTGTCGTAGGCAATGCTATCGAAGAAGATCCTTCGTTGATCCGGTCATTGTCTCATGCTGTACAAGAAGCTGTGAGCCTTACTGCCAAAAAATAA
- the rsgA gene encoding ribosome small subunit-dependent GTPase A: MNTGKVMRSTGSWYEVLETVSMKTFACRLAGKMKLEHRDLTNPVAVGDVVEFEPEGETNGIIHSIGTRENYIARESPRNKHQLHLLASNVDQVLLITTLIQPHYKAGFVDRFLLLTEPQNIPVIIAFHKSDLWQEEERLFFEEQVGIYKGITRSVISTSLFDEREIKLLASLLQDKTTLISGQSGVGKSSVLNILYPQLQLKTGEISESSGKGTHTTTFAEMFSIDTAHFIIDTPGIKTLSYNNLSTMDVAHNFREFFQYSQNCKFGGACLHRNEPYCAVLQALAEGQISPIRYQNYLNILDEIEGKNYWERKKNF, from the coding sequence ATGAATACAGGCAAGGTAATGCGATCCACAGGCAGTTGGTATGAAGTGTTGGAAACAGTCAGTATGAAAACTTTTGCATGCAGACTTGCCGGTAAAATGAAATTGGAGCATCGTGATCTCACAAATCCTGTCGCAGTAGGTGACGTAGTGGAGTTTGAACCCGAAGGCGAGACAAATGGTATCATTCATTCTATAGGGACACGGGAAAATTATATCGCGAGAGAATCACCACGCAATAAACACCAATTGCACTTGCTCGCCTCAAACGTGGATCAAGTATTATTGATCACTACCCTCATTCAACCCCATTACAAGGCGGGCTTTGTCGATCGATTTCTTTTATTGACAGAGCCACAAAATATACCTGTTATCATTGCCTTTCACAAGTCAGATTTATGGCAAGAAGAGGAACGATTATTTTTTGAGGAGCAGGTTGGAATTTATAAGGGAATCACCAGGTCGGTGATATCTACATCGCTGTTTGATGAACGAGAAATCAAGCTTCTCGCAAGTCTGCTTCAAGACAAAACGACATTAATTTCAGGGCAATCCGGTGTCGGGAAGAGCAGTGTACTCAATATACTGTATCCTCAGTTACAGTTGAAAACCGGAGAAATATCAGAGAGTAGCGGTAAAGGAACCCACACGACGACTTTCGCAGAAATGTTCAGTATTGACACCGCTCATTTTATCATTGATACGCCGGGTATCAAAACCCTGAGTTACAATAACCTGAGTACGATGGATGTCGCACACAACTTCAGAGAATTTTTTCAGTATTCGCAAAATTGCAAATTCGGAGGAGCGTGCCTTCATCGCAATGAGCCATATTGTGCTGTTCTCCAGGCTTTGGCAGAAGGTCAAATCAGTCCTATCAGGTACCAGAATTACCTCAACATTCTTGATGAGATAGAAGGAAAAAATTATTGGGAGCGAAAGAAAAATTTCTAA
- a CDS encoding DEAD/DEAH box helicase codes for MPHFQQLGLNPSICNALSSLGFEEPTDIQKQAIPVFLKAERDLIALAQTGTGKTAAFGLPILQNIDPGSPVTQALIISPTRELCLQITNDLKKFAVEMRGTKIVAVYGGSSIINQIKDIKSGAQVIVATPGRLMDLIDRKAVKLQNVQVVVLDEADEMLNMGFREDMESILSHTPDEKITGLFSATMSPDIRRIANDYLKDPIEITIGRKNTAQQNITHQYSVVHAKDKYSALKRIMDFHEDFYGIIFCTTKIETQELSDHLVRDGYSADCLHGDLAQAQRDKVMHRFRHKAIKALLATDVAARGIDVKNLTHIIHYHLPDDIENYTHRSGRTARAGQKGYSIALLHTKEAYKLHQIEKLAGVKFEKYLIPKGEEVIQTRVKNFIDEFTASSEETSDESMAFKNEWIWPLMQMSKEELVQRILQAELKKITAQYAHSTDLNVEERPKEKFGKSSGDYSSGSGSRSRTQGQRSRSGNDVRLFVNLGKKDSLKYDELREIIFQMTKVSGRQVKDIEMKGVYSFFMTDPESAEKMCKPKLGQYKGRPVRIQSADEQKEFRGPQSESGHKRSKKKNKK; via the coding sequence ATGCCACATTTTCAGCAATTAGGCTTAAACCCTTCCATATGCAACGCTTTGTCCTCATTAGGATTTGAAGAACCCACTGACATACAAAAACAAGCAATTCCGGTATTTCTAAAAGCAGAGAGAGATCTGATCGCCCTGGCTCAGACAGGAACAGGAAAAACTGCAGCCTTCGGACTCCCCATCCTACAAAATATTGATCCCGGGTCACCTGTCACACAAGCCCTGATCATTTCGCCTACAAGAGAACTTTGCCTCCAAATCACCAATGATTTGAAGAAGTTTGCCGTAGAAATGAGAGGCACTAAAATCGTTGCCGTGTATGGTGGCAGCAGTATTATCAATCAAATCAAAGATATAAAATCAGGTGCACAGGTCATCGTCGCTACTCCGGGACGCCTCATGGACCTCATCGACCGCAAAGCTGTCAAATTGCAGAATGTGCAGGTTGTTGTACTCGATGAAGCTGATGAAATGCTTAATATGGGATTTAGAGAAGACATGGAATCTATACTTTCCCATACACCAGATGAAAAGATTACCGGATTGTTTTCTGCAACCATGTCGCCGGATATCAGAAGGATAGCAAACGATTACCTGAAAGACCCAATTGAAATTACCATAGGCAGAAAAAATACAGCCCAACAAAATATCACCCATCAATATTCTGTCGTTCACGCCAAAGACAAATATTCTGCTCTAAAGAGAATCATGGACTTTCATGAAGATTTCTACGGCATCATATTTTGTACCACTAAAATCGAGACCCAGGAACTCAGTGATCATCTGGTCAGAGATGGTTATAGCGCTGATTGTCTTCACGGCGATCTGGCCCAGGCGCAGAGAGACAAAGTCATGCATCGTTTCAGACATAAAGCGATCAAAGCTTTGCTTGCGACAGATGTGGCTGCGAGAGGAATAGACGTAAAAAATCTGACGCATATCATACACTATCACCTCCCGGATGACATAGAAAATTATACACATAGAAGTGGTCGCACCGCTCGCGCAGGACAGAAAGGATACAGTATTGCATTGCTACATACTAAGGAAGCGTATAAGCTGCATCAGATAGAAAAATTAGCAGGTGTCAAATTTGAAAAATATCTCATTCCAAAAGGTGAAGAAGTCATACAGACGCGTGTGAAAAACTTCATTGATGAATTTACGGCCAGCAGCGAAGAAACCAGCGATGAAAGCATGGCTTTCAAAAATGAATGGATATGGCCACTTATGCAAATGTCCAAAGAAGAGCTCGTGCAAAGAATACTTCAGGCAGAACTCAAAAAAATAACCGCCCAATATGCTCATTCCACAGATTTGAATGTTGAAGAAAGACCTAAAGAAAAATTTGGTAAGAGTTCCGGAGATTATAGTTCGGGCTCGGGTTCAAGATCAAGAACACAGGGACAACGAAGCCGATCGGGAAATGACGTCAGACTTTTTGTTAATCTTGGAAAAAAAGACAGTTTGAAATATGATGAACTAAGAGAAATCATCTTTCAAATGACAAAAGTGAGTGGCAGACAGGTGAAGGATATTGAAATGAAAGGAGTGTATTCTTTTTTTATGACCGATCCGGAAAGTGCTGAAAAAATGTGCAAACCAAAATTGGGCCAATACAAAGGCCGTCCTGTCAGAATTCAAAGCGCAGACGAACAAAAAGAATTTCGCGGACCACAATCAGAAAGTGGGCACAAAAGATCAAAAAAGAAGAACAAAAAATAG
- a CDS encoding RNA-binding protein: MNLYVGNLDYSIKESQLLAMFSEIGEVASVKIITDKMTGKSKGFAFVEMPNDEEAQQAIAELNQKSVKERNISVSEAKPPQPKERRPFNPRGGGNNDNRFRRR; this comes from the coding sequence ATGAATCTTTACGTAGGAAACCTTGATTATTCTATCAAGGAAAGCCAACTGTTGGCCATGTTTAGCGAAATCGGAGAAGTTGCTTCTGTAAAAATCATTACAGACAAAATGACCGGCAAATCAAAAGGCTTCGCCTTTGTTGAAATGCCAAATGACGAGGAAGCTCAGCAAGCAATTGCAGAGTTGAATCAAAAATCTGTAAAAGAGCGTAACATCTCTGTTTCAGAAGCTAAACCACCTCAACCAAAAGAGAGAAGACCATTCAATCCAAGAGGAGGAGGTAACAACGACAATCGCTTCAGAAGGAGATAA
- a CDS encoding glycosyltransferase family 39 protein produces the protein MKNWFVTLSSNPVLVWILLGLVAWGIYFQTYRYGFALDDAIVISENKFVEKGVDGLYSIFANESFTGYFGKQTSYVAGARYRPLSIASFALEYELYKYKPAYSHLINVFLYWICCGLIYFAVRKLFSYRFEREASSLVAFVTAMIFLVHPTHVEAVANIKGRDEIMSTLFAVAALICTLKYHDTRKWIWTWVTGVMFFLALMSKENPITLLIAFPILLYYISGFTWKEAFRYMIPYGVSSLAFILLRVKVIGYLFDTKLKIVDLMNDPFVEMNFIQKWCTILYTVVWYIKLVFVPHPLTHDYYPYHVPIMNPSSPGFLLALATVILSLWIAWKCRKSHSIVTMAILFFYITLSIVSNAIFPVGTFMNERFLFLPSLGFCILLGYYFYTWSQSSRKQLHFLGIGGGLVILLLFSLKSFLRVPAWESGDSLNLSAIGISKNSARINLFTGVTYFHKYESESDQIKKYQDLDIAEKYIDRALEIYPRYSQGHIMKVGVYAEKYKKDNDLVRFLQSIKKSAGMYPELTFTNEFLTYLKKENSNHAELAKFFKEVGYDVLYKKNRNYPFAIQYLKDAQAMDPLDGTVNQMLATVYLDYASFGKLEPGQVEYLKQQAAALMQSNMKQ, from the coding sequence ATGAAAAACTGGTTTGTCACATTGAGTTCGAATCCCGTTTTGGTTTGGATATTACTGGGTTTAGTTGCATGGGGTATATATTTTCAGACATACCGTTATGGCTTTGCCTTGGATGATGCGATTGTGATTTCGGAAAATAAATTCGTGGAAAAAGGTGTGGATGGTTTGTACTCCATCTTTGCTAATGAAAGTTTTACCGGTTATTTTGGAAAGCAGACTTCATATGTTGCAGGAGCAAGGTATCGACCACTCTCAATAGCAAGCTTTGCCTTGGAATATGAATTGTACAAATACAAACCTGCTTATTCACATTTGATCAATGTGTTTTTATACTGGATATGCTGTGGGTTGATATACTTTGCAGTGCGAAAATTGTTTTCGTACCGATTTGAACGGGAAGCTTCATCTCTGGTTGCTTTTGTGACCGCTATGATATTTCTTGTGCATCCAACTCATGTGGAAGCTGTAGCTAACATCAAAGGACGAGACGAAATCATGAGTACTCTGTTTGCTGTGGCAGCCCTGATATGTACATTGAAATATCACGACACGAGAAAATGGATTTGGACATGGGTCACAGGAGTGATGTTTTTTTTGGCATTAATGTCAAAAGAAAATCCAATAACTCTGCTCATCGCTTTTCCGATACTACTTTATTATATCAGTGGATTCACTTGGAAAGAAGCCTTCCGCTATATGATACCATATGGAGTTTCTTCCCTTGCATTTATTTTATTGAGGGTAAAGGTGATCGGATATCTCTTTGATACAAAATTGAAAATAGTAGATTTGATGAATGATCCTTTCGTGGAGATGAATTTCATCCAAAAATGGTGCACAATACTCTATACTGTAGTTTGGTATATCAAATTAGTGTTCGTACCACATCCCCTGACACATGACTATTATCCCTACCATGTGCCGATCATGAATCCATCCAGCCCCGGATTTTTATTGGCATTAGCTACTGTGATACTCAGTCTTTGGATTGCCTGGAAATGCAGAAAATCACATAGCATTGTGACCATGGCTATTTTATTTTTTTACATCACATTGTCCATTGTATCCAATGCCATATTTCCAGTGGGTACTTTTATGAATGAAAGATTTTTATTTTTACCTTCCCTTGGTTTTTGTATTTTGCTGGGGTATTATTTTTATACCTGGTCACAATCTTCACGGAAGCAATTGCATTTTCTGGGAATCGGCGGAGGTTTGGTGATTCTATTGTTATTTTCCCTGAAATCATTTTTAAGAGTGCCGGCATGGGAATCCGGAGACAGCTTAAATTTGAGTGCTATAGGTATTTCAAAAAACAGTGCCCGGATAAATCTATTTACAGGAGTTACTTATTTTCATAAATATGAAAGTGAAAGCGATCAGATAAAAAAATACCAGGATCTGGATATCGCTGAGAAATATATCGACCGCGCTCTTGAGATTTATCCACGATATTCTCAGGGTCATATAATGAAAGTCGGTGTGTATGCTGAGAAGTATAAAAAGGACAACGACCTGGTGCGATTTTTACAATCGATCAAAAAGAGCGCAGGCATGTATCCCGAACTTACATTCACCAATGAGTTTTTGACCTACCTGAAAAAGGAAAACAGCAATCATGCAGAACTTGCAAAGTTTTTTAAAGAAGTGGGCTACGATGTGCTGTACAAAAAAAATAGAAACTATCCATTTGCAATCCAATATCTGAAAGATGCACAGGCGATGGATCCGCTAGATGGTACTGTGAATCAAATGCTGGCAACTGTGTATTTGGATTATGCAAGTTTTGGTAAATTGGAACCCGGTCAGGTAGAATATTTAAAACAACAAGCGGCAGCATTAATGCAATCCAATATGAAGCAATAA